A stretch of Cellulosilyticum sp. I15G10I2 DNA encodes these proteins:
- a CDS encoding CBS domain-containing protein yields MKVKDIMSKEIAFLKSEDSIEKAAQLMKAYNVGSIPVCSGEQVIGIVTDRDITLRAVATGQNSKEQTVGNIMTPHTIVGNPEMSVEDVAQIMSKSQIRRLPIVENNSLVGMVALGDIALEPTFQDSAEDALTHISHPDNTLM; encoded by the coding sequence ATGAAAGTAAAAGACATTATGTCAAAAGAAATTGCATTTTTAAAATCAGAAGACTCGATCGAAAAGGCCGCTCAGCTTATGAAGGCTTATAATGTCGGTTCAATACCTGTATGCAGTGGCGAACAAGTCATTGGCATCGTTACAGACAGGGATATTACATTAAGAGCTGTAGCAACTGGTCAGAATTCAAAAGAACAGACAGTTGGTAACATTATGACGCCGCATACTATTGTAGGCAATCCAGAAATGAGTGTTGAAGATGTAGCACAGATCATGAGCAAAAGCCAAATACGCAGACTGCCTATTGTTGAAAACAACTCCCTAGTAGGTATGGTTGCACTAGGTGATATCGCGCTTGAGCCTACTTTCCAAGACAGTGCTGAAGATGCACTAACGCATATTTCCCATCCTGATAACACCCTAATGTAG